In the Staphylococcus sp. IVB6240 genome, one interval contains:
- the mutM gene encoding bifunctional DNA-formamidopyrimidine glycosylase/DNA-(apurinic or apyrimidinic site) lyase, translating into MPELPEVEHVKRGIEPHVTGQQIIDVTFSDKVIAGKDVGKETIIKGISLDAFKKYSIGYTIQSVTRRSKYLLFTLKHHADERTLISHLGMAGGFFVAHNVEDIVIPNYRKHWHVIFHLDNGLKLIYSDIRRFGEIRNVAQLSEYPSIMEIAPEPFTEKAEAHYLSQFAHKKYQKMPIKQMILEHRVIAGCGNIYACEALFDAGIDPHTISHTLSEAQRQKVFHSVVKVLKMGIENGGTSISDYVHADGQRGTMQNNLKVYKQKTCSVCGNEIATAIIGGRNTHYCEHCQC; encoded by the coding sequence ATGCCAGAATTACCAGAAGTTGAACATGTGAAACGCGGTATTGAACCACATGTCACAGGTCAACAAATTATTGATGTGACATTTTCAGATAAAGTTATCGCGGGAAAAGATGTAGGAAAAGAAACCATTATTAAAGGTATTTCATTAGATGCGTTTAAAAAATACAGTATCGGCTATACAATTCAAAGTGTGACACGTCGTAGTAAATATTTATTATTTACATTGAAACATCATGCAGATGAACGAACACTGATTTCACATCTGGGTATGGCAGGTGGTTTTTTCGTGGCACATAATGTAGAAGATATTGTCATACCGAACTATCGTAAGCACTGGCACGTTATTTTTCATTTGGATAATGGATTGAAACTCATTTATTCTGATATTCGACGATTCGGTGAAATAAGAAATGTCGCACAACTATCGGAATATCCATCGATTATGGAAATAGCGCCAGAACCTTTTACTGAGAAAGCGGAAGCGCATTATCTTAGTCAATTTGCACATAAAAAATATCAAAAGATGCCGATTAAACAAATGATATTGGAACATCGAGTGATTGCAGGCTGCGGGAATATTTATGCTTGTGAAGCACTCTTTGATGCAGGCATTGATCCACATACCATTTCACACACACTTTCGGAAGCACAGCGACAAAAAGTGTTTCATAGTGTTGTAAAGGTGTTAAAAATGGGTATAGAAAATGGTGGAACAAGTATCTCGGATTATGTCCATGCAGATGGTCAGCGAGGAACGATGCAAAATAATTTAAAAGTATATAAGCAAAAAACATGTTCTGTATGTGGGAATGAGATAGCGACTGCCATCATTGGTGGTAGAAATACCCACTATTGTGAACATTGTCAATGTTAG